A DNA window from Myripristis murdjan chromosome 19, fMyrMur1.1, whole genome shotgun sequence contains the following coding sequences:
- the LOC115378091 gene encoding protein NLRC3-like: KISLRRRCEFVTEGTAAAGTGTPLNRIYTELYITQGRREEVNTQHEVWQLETTSKMDDTSIRCQDIFKPLPGQDTHIRVVVTQGVAGIGKTFSVQKFTLDWAEGLENQHVSLVALLSFRELNLIKDERYSLLQLLCVFHPTLQTVTAEKLAVSKVVFIFDGLDESRFLLDFQNNEVVSNVTQTSSVDVLLTNLIKGNLLPSALLWITSRPAAANQIPPTCVDRVTEVRGFTDLQKEEYFRRRSSDEELFSRIISHIKASRSLHIMCHIPVFCWITATVLEHMLTTDQRGELPKSLTDMYSHFLLVQTHRKKHKYDERHDRSQQELMETDREVLLKLGRLAFEHLEKGNLMFYQEDLEECGLDVREASVYSGVCTEIFKTECVLFQRKVYCFVHLSIQEFLAAVYIFHCYNNRNTKVLARVMRTRKNKGVYNEPSLDIFLKTVMSQALQSKNGHLDLFVRFLHGLSLESNQKRLEGLLGQTEGRAEDIQRVIYNLKAMNTFSVSPDRSINIFHCLMEMNDLSVHQDIQEFLKSENRSGKELSEIQCSALAYMLQMSEEVLDELDLKAYNTSDEGRRRLIPAVRNCRKAQLSDCGLSRSCCASLASALKSNPHLTELDLSENWQLQDSGVELLSAGLESPNCRLETLRLSDCSLSESCCASLALALTSNPHLTELDLSDNQLQDSGVELLSALVESPNCSLKT, translated from the exons aagatcagtctgaggaggagatgtgaatttgtgacagaaggaactgctgcagcaggaactggaacccccctcaacaggatctacactgagctctacatcacacagggaaggagggaagaggttaatacccaacatgaggtgtggcagctggagacaacatccaagatggatGACACTTCAATCaggtgccaggacatctttaaacccttacctggccaagacacacacatcagagtagttgtgacgcagggcgttgctggcattggaaaaaccttctcagtgcagaagttcactctggactgggcagagggcttggaaaaccaacatgtcagtcttgtggctCTGCTTTcattccgggagctgaacttgatcaaagatgagcgctacagtcttctccagctgctctgtgttttccatccaacattacagacggtcacagcagagaagctcgccgtctctaaagtcgtgttcatctttgacggcctggatgaaagcaggtttttattggatttccagaacaatgaggtcgtgtctaATGTCACACAGACgtcatcagtagacgtgctgttgacaaacctcatcaaagggaatctgcttccctcagctctcctctggataacttccagacctgcagcggccaatcagatccctcctacatgtgtcgacagggtaacagaagtgcgagggttcactgacctccagaaggaggagtacttcaggaggagatccagtgatgaggagctgttcagcagaatcatctcacacatcaaggcatccaggagcctccacatcatgtgccacatcccagtcttctgctggatcactgctacagttctggagcacatgttgactacagaccagagaggagagctgcccaagagcctgactgacatgtactcacacttcctgctggttcagacacacaggaagaagcacaagtacgatgagagacatgacaggagtcagcaggagctgatggagactgacagggaagttcttctgaagctgggcaggctggcgtttgaacatctggagaaaggcaacctgatgttctaccaagaagacctggaggagtgtggtcttgatgtcagagaggcctcggtgtactcaggagtgtgcacagagatcttcaaaaccgagtgtgtgctcttccagagaaaagtctactgctttgttcatctgagcattcaggagtttctcgctgcagtctacatcttccactgctacaacaacaggaacacaaaggtactggccagagtcatgagAACACGCAAGAATAAAGGAGTTTACAATGAGCCATCGTTGGATATCTTCCTGAAGACAGTCATGTCTCAAGCCCTGCAGAGCAAaaatggtcacctggacctctttgtccgttttcttcatggcctctcactggagtccaaccagaa GCGCTTAGaaggcctgctgggtcagacagagggcagagcagaagacatccagagagtCATCTACAACCTGAAGGCAATGAACACCTTCAGTGTCtctcctgacagaagcatcaacatcttccactgtttgatggagatgaacgacctctcagtacatcaggacatccaagagtttctgaagtcagagaacagatcaggGAAGGAACTCTCTGAGATCcagtgctcagctctggcctacatgctgcagatgtcagaggaggttctggatgagttggacctgaaggcgtacaacacatcagatgagggacgacggagactgatcccagctgtgaggaactgcaggaaggctca attgagtgaCTGCGGGTTGTCaaggagctgctgtgcttctctggcctcggctctgaagtccaacccccatctgacagagctggacctgagtgagaactggcagctgcaggattcaggagtggagctgctgtctgctggactggagagtccaaactgcagactggagactctcag actgagtgactgcagcttgtcagagagctgctgtgcttctctggcttTGGCTCTGacgtccaacccccatctgacagagctggacctgagtgacaaccagctgcaggattcaggagtggagctgctgtctgctctggtggagagtccaaactgcagcctgaagact